TTCTTGACACCAATCTTGCGAAAAATGTTGTACATGTGATTTTTTACGGTGTGCTCGCTTAAATGTAACTTGGAGGCAATGCTGCTGTTGGGCTCACCGGTAGTAAGTTGGGCGAGGATCTCTTGTTCCCGCCTGGTCAGCAGCAGGCGGTTTTTCAAGTCCTGACTACTGCCTTCTGCGCTGATTTGAATCGACTGGCGCAGCTGGCTGATTAGTTCCTTCTGGCTGGCGCGGTTGCTGCACAGAAAATGAATATTGTGCTCCGCCAATACTGACTTGGTTTGCAGTGGAATATTGGGGGAAAAATTGATTAGAAGGATCTTCGGGTGGCTCAATTTCTTGAGGGCTGTGTAGCCACCAGTAGTGGACTCATCTGCCAATGAAAAGCAGTCAACAACAACGGCCTCATAAAGATGCAAACAGTGCCTTTGCTTGCCGAATTCCGATTTCTCCCAGTTGAAGGGAAGAGATTCGGAAATAAGTGAATACAACAAGTCCCCATGCAGGCCGGAATTGCTCAAAAAGAGAATCGGCATATATAACCCCAGAATTGATTTTGTCGCCACTCAAGCTGTACTTCTCTGAAAAGAACTCTACGGCGCCATTTTTTATACGAGCTTTGATGTGACAAAAACTCGAAACTT
The Microbulbifer celer DNA segment above includes these coding regions:
- a CDS encoding response regulator transcription factor; the protein is MPILFLSNSGLHGDLLYSLISESLPFNWEKSEFGKQRHCLHLYEAVVVDCFSLADESTTGGYTALKKLSHPKILLINFSPNIPLQTKSVLAEHNIHFLCSNRASQKELISQLRQSIQISAEGSSQDLKNRLLLTRREQEILAQLTTGEPNSSIASKLHLSEHTVKNHMYNIFRKIGVKNRVQASNWAKLYLQPEQI